Part of the Flavobacterium alkalisoli genome is shown below.
CTGTACGCCTGCATATTCGTTCTCTAACTGCTGTACAGCCTTAACACCTGTACCGGTAACCGACTGGTAGGTAGATACCACCACGCGCTCAATGTTGTATTTTTTGTGCAGCGGGTTAAGTGCCAGTACCATTTGTATGGTAGAGCAGTTAGGGTTAGCAATGATCTTGTCTTCTTTAGTAAGCTCAGAAGCATTGATTTCAGGAACCACAAGTTTTTTTGTCGGGTCCATTCTCCATGCGCTGGAGTTATCAATTACAGTTGTTCCTGCTTCGGCAAACTTAGGGGCCCACTCTTTTGAAGTGTCGCCTCCTGCAGAAAATAATGCAATTTGAGGCTTCATGGCAACTGCCGTTTCAAGACTCACAACCTTGTACTTCTTACCGTTAAAATCGATTTCCTTACCTACAGATTTCTCTGAAGCAACAGGGATTAATTCGGTTATCGGAAAATTTCTTTCCGCAAGCACTTTTCGCATTACTTCGCCTACCATACCGGTAGCGCCTACAACAGCAACTTTCATAGTATTGAATTATTAAATTATATAAATTTTGCGGCAAAATTAGTTATAAATTTGTTTCGAAACGAAAAAATATAACAAAGAAAAACCGTCTTTTTCAGACGGTTTTGTTAGAAATATAAGAATATGCAATGTAGCGGAAACTTCTGTAACTCTACTGTTTAGTTTTAAGAATGTCGCGTATTTCCATAAGCAGTTGCTCCTCTGTAGTTGGTGCAGGAGGTGCTGCCGGAGTCTCGGCTTCTTTCTTTTTGGTTCTTTCATATACTTTAAGTGCTAAAAAGATACAGAACCCAACAATGATGAAGTCGAGTGTTATCTGTATAAAATTACCGTAGTTAATAGTAACGGCATCTACTGCAGCAACTGTTTCTCCATTCACTACGGTTTCTGGAACGCCTTCTTTCAATACATATTTAAGATCCTTAAAGTCAACACCGTTAAGGAGCATGCCTATAGGTGGCATTAAAATGTCGTTTGTAAAAGATTTTACGATGTTACCAAAGGCACCACCAATAATAACGGCTGTTGCCAGATTTACAATATCACCTTTCATCAAAAAGGCCTTAAAATCCTTAAAAAATCCCATAGGCTAAAATTTTGGTTAATTAAATTGATTGTTCAGCTAAAGCTAATTTACAAAAAACT
Proteins encoded:
- a CDS encoding aspartate-semialdehyde dehydrogenase; the protein is MKVAVVGATGMVGEVMRKVLAERNFPITELIPVASEKSVGKEIDFNGKKYKVVSLETAVAMKPQIALFSAGGDTSKEWAPKFAEAGTTVIDNSSAWRMDPTKKLVVPEINASELTKEDKIIANPNCSTIQMVLALNPLHKKYNIERVVVSTYQSVTGTGVKAVQQLENEYAGVQGEMAYKYPIHRNAIPQIDVFEDNGYTKEEMKMTRETKKIMGDDSIRVTATTVRIPTVGGHSEAVNIEFSNDFDLNEVRSILHNTPGITVQDNTDTFTYPMPLYAEGKDDVFVGRIRRDESQPNTLNMWIVADNLRKGAATNAVQIAEYLVANGLV
- the mscL gene encoding large-conductance mechanosensitive channel protein MscL, which gives rise to MGFFKDFKAFLMKGDIVNLATAVIIGGAFGNIVKSFTNDILMPPIGMLLNGVDFKDLKYVLKEGVPETVVNGETVAAVDAVTINYGNFIQITLDFIIVGFCIFLALKVYERTKKKEAETPAAPPAPTTEEQLLMEIRDILKTKQ